A genomic window from Nosocomiicoccus massiliensis includes:
- a CDS encoding Ig-like domain-containing protein yields MKKLDFLPNKLNKYSIRKFTVGTASILIGSLIFLGNDASAAEADDNSSNESLNAITETSADEVNNDVSIEVSDEKNEVNKDEQAAESLNVDTETSADEVNNDVSSEVSDEQTAESLNVDTETSVDEVNNDSQTADNTLEEDTTEELEKVTNEENGLEETETEDIEKQQETVVQKANELSENKNIETISNLSPTGNNVSNAVNVKNLSLKNNEDSNKIDPNKSGGLNLSFDIDVTDKGIRKDDFFEIQLSENLNFYGDAPSANVPAFKNSAGGILAEGTYDKENHKFTYVFTDFVESSVNIKGRANYSLWVDRKNVPSPGRETFSVDVAGDSTSTTLDVVFTNSHHNVDSFLTEVDPYSTKFEQTVYVNPHHQQLYGTKLTIKADWFGENSSSVATINSENTTFLGYRVPKNSQPGFPSSFGLDKSKYEQVTLTPFFGVDDNGVEYVTFDFGDYTSDGTGFIVVMESKTTGKDGKLRVGAKIEWGDGYYNHWDNENIVKKSDGELDGEVVGTFQEHHNYYDVEKDFDGNEVSREKNEGTSYTGDQTKGTEEETFTTGKDEKDGYKFTKVTDSTEGTPYDENGEETTGNYINEKNQSVTYEYEKVKQPGRFEDTHEYYIVYTDKDGNETRRVKQSDHTNKYQEGFRDDDRFTATTEEKDGYKFEKITGTDNLEKPDYYKDGETDGTYKPGEYQRITYVYTKTERDPETIEEGSFQEHHNYYDVEKDFDGNEVSREKNEGTSYTGDQTKGTEEETFTTGKDEKDGYKFTKVTDSTEGTPYDENGEETTGNYINEKNQSVTYEYEKVKQPGRFEDTHEYYIVYTDKDGNETRRVKQSDHTNKYQEGFRDDDRFTATTEEKDGYKFEKITGTDNLEKPDYYKDGETDGTYKPGEYQRITYVYTKTERDPETIEEGSFQEHHNYYDVEKDFDGNEVSREKNEGTSYTGDQTKGTEEETFTTGKDEKDGYKFTKVTDSTEGTPYDENGEETTGNYINEKNQSVTYEYEKVKQPGRFEDTHEYYIVYTDKDGNETRRVKQSDHTNKYQEGFRDDDRFTATTEEKDGYKFEKITGTDNLEKPDYYKDGVTDGTYTPGEYQRITYVYTKTERDPETTPDPEPTPDPEPTPDPEPTPDPEPTPDPEPTPDPEPTPDPGTPGEEDPKDPGKPQEPSKPEQPNKPEQSKTVTSSKDKEDDKKLPNTGEAERDLTLFATALAALGGLLTFGRRKNKNEEQ; encoded by the coding sequence ATGAAAAAATTAGATTTTCTACCAAACAAATTAAATAAGTATTCAATTCGTAAATTCACAGTAGGTACTGCGTCTATCCTTATCGGATCATTAATCTTTTTAGGTAATGATGCTTCTGCTGCTGAAGCGGATGACAATTCATCAAATGAATCACTCAATGCAATTACAGAAACTAGCGCTGATGAAGTAAATAATGATGTATCAATTGAAGTAAGTGACGAAAAAAATGAAGTCAACAAAGACGAACAAGCAGCTGAATCACTTAATGTAGATACAGAAACTAGTGCTGATGAAGTAAATAATGATGTCTCAAGTGAAGTAAGTGACGAACAAACAGCTGAATCACTTAATGTAGATACAGAAACTAGCGTTGATGAAGTAAATAATGATAGTCAAACTGCTGATAATACTTTAGAAGAAGACACAACTGAAGAATTAGAAAAAGTCACAAATGAAGAAAACGGTTTAGAGGAAACTGAGACAGAAGACATTGAAAAACAACAAGAAACTGTAGTACAAAAAGCCAATGAACTATCTGAAAATAAAAATATCGAAACAATTTCTAATTTATCACCGACAGGTAATAATGTTTCTAATGCAGTTAACGTTAAAAACTTGTCATTAAAAAATAACGAAGATAGTAATAAGATTGATCCGAACAAGTCAGGTGGATTAAATTTGAGCTTTGATATTGATGTGACAGATAAAGGTATCCGCAAAGATGACTTTTTTGAAATCCAGCTATCAGAAAACTTGAATTTTTATGGTGATGCTCCGTCAGCTAATGTGCCGGCATTTAAAAATTCTGCAGGTGGAATTTTAGCAGAAGGTACTTATGATAAAGAAAATCATAAATTTACTTATGTATTCACTGATTTTGTAGAGAGCAGCGTTAATATTAAAGGAAGAGCGAATTATTCATTATGGGTGGATCGTAAAAATGTTCCGAGTCCAGGTAGAGAAACATTCTCTGTCGATGTTGCAGGTGATTCTACTTCAACAACTTTAGATGTTGTATTTACAAATTCACATCATAATGTAGATTCATTTTTAACAGAAGTTGATCCATATAGTACTAAATTTGAACAAACAGTGTATGTGAATCCTCACCACCAACAACTATATGGTACTAAATTAACAATTAAAGCAGATTGGTTTGGTGAAAACAGTTCTTCAGTAGCAACGATTAATTCTGAAAATACAACATTTTTAGGGTATAGAGTACCTAAAAATAGTCAACCAGGATTCCCTTCTAGTTTTGGTTTGGATAAATCCAAATATGAACAAGTTACATTAACACCGTTCTTTGGTGTAGATGATAACGGTGTTGAATATGTTACGTTTGATTTTGGAGATTATACATCAGACGGTACAGGTTTTATTGTCGTTATGGAAAGCAAAACCACTGGTAAAGATGGAAAATTAAGAGTTGGTGCAAAGATTGAATGGGGGGACGGCTATTATAATCATTGGGACAATGAAAATATTGTAAAAAAATCTGATGGAGAACTTGATGGTGAGGTTGTAGGAACGTTCCAAGAACACCATAACTATTATGATGTAGAAAAAGACTTTGACGGTAACGAAGTTAGCCGTGAAAAGAACGAAGGAACATCTTATACTGGAGACCAAACTAAAGGTACAGAAGAAGAAACATTCACAACAGGTAAAGACGAAAAAGACGGTTATAAATTCACAAAAGTTACAGATTCAACAGAGGGCACACCATATGATGAAAATGGTGAAGAAACAACAGGCAACTACATCAATGAGAAGAACCAAAGTGTAACTTACGAGTATGAGAAAGTGAAGCAACCGGGACGCTTCGAAGATACGCATGAGTACTATATTGTTTACACAGACAAAGATGGTAATGAAACACGTCGTGTGAAACAATCAGATCATACAAATAAATATCAAGAAGGATTCCGCGATGATGATCGTTTCACAGCAACAACAGAAGAGAAAGACGGCTATAAGTTCGAGAAAATCACTGGAACAGACAACTTAGAAAAACCGGACTACTATAAAGACGGTGAGACGGATGGAACATATAAACCTGGCGAGTATCAGCGTATTACGTACGTTTACACAAAGACAGAACGTGATCCAGAAACAATCGAAGAAGGTAGTTTCCAAGAACACCATAACTATTATGATGTAGAAAAAGACTTTGACGGTAACGAAGTTAGCCGTGAAAAGAACGAAGGAACATCTTATACTGGAGACCAAACTAAAGGTACAGAAGAAGAAACATTCACAACAGGTAAAGACGAAAAAGACGGTTATAAATTCACAAAAGTTACAGATTCAACAGAGGGCACACCATATGATGAAAATGGTGAAGAAACAACAGGCAACTACATCAATGAGAAGAACCAAAGTGTGACTTATGAATATGAGAAAGTGAAGCAACCGGGACGCTTCGAAGATACGCATGAGTACTATATTGTTTACACAGACAAAGATGGTAATGAAACACGTCGTGTGAAACAATCAGATCATACAAATAAATATCAAGAAGGATTCCGCGATGATGATCGTTTCACAGCAACAACAGAAGAGAAAGACGGCTATAAGTTCGAGAAAATCACTGGAACAGACAACTTAGAAAAACCGGATTACTATAAAGACGGTGAGACGGATGGAACATATAAACCTGGCGAGTATCAGCGTATTACGTACGTTTACACAAAGACAGAACGTGATCCAGAAACAATCGAAGAAGGTAGTTTCCAAGAACACCATAACTATTATGATGTAGAAAAAGACTTTGACGGTAACGAAGTTAGCCGTGAAAAGAACGAAGGAACATCTTATACTGGAGACCAAACTAAAGGTACAGAAGAAGAAACATTCACAACAGGTAAAGACGAAAAAGACGGTTATAAATTCACAAAAGTTACAGATTCAACAGAGGGCACACCATATGATGAAAATGGTGAAGAAACAACAGGCAACTACATCAATGAGAAGAACCAAAGTGTAACTTACGAGTATGAGAAAGTGAAGCAACCGGGACGCTTCGAAGATACGCATGAGTACTATATTGTTTACACAGACAAAGATGGTAATGAAACACGTCGCGTGAAACAATCAGATCATACAAATAAATATCAAGAAGGATTCCGCGATGATGATCGTTTCACAGCAACAACAGAAGAGAAAGACGGCTATAAGTTCGAGAAAATCACTGGAACAGACAACTTAGAAAAACCGGACTACTATAAAGACGGTGTGACAGATGGCACATATACACCTGGTGAGTATCAGCGAATTACGTATGTCTACACAAAGACAGAGCGTGATCCAGAAACAACGCCAGATCCAGAGCCAACGCCTGACCCAGAGCCGACACCAGATCCAGAGCCAACGCCTGACCCAGAGCCAACACCGGATCCAGAGCCAACGCCAGATCCAGAACCAACACCAGATCCAGGAACACCAGGAGAAGAGGATCCTAAAGATCCAGGTAAACCACAAGAGCCAAGTAAACCTGAGCAACCGAATAAACCTGAGCAAAGTAAAACAGTAACATCTTCTAAAGATAAAGAAGACGATAAAAAATTACCGAACACAGGTGAGGCTGAGAGAGATCTTACATTATTCGCTACAGCTTTAGCGGCTCTTGGAGGATTATTAACATTTGGAAGACGTAAAAATAAAAATGAAGAACAATAA
- a CDS encoding helix-turn-helix domain-containing protein: MKRSLPSLLLRELKAVEFLNCLNDSQSVSIQEISEVLNCSLITSNNTLKSIEEKYPYIKLIYSQNTINIKFDLDANMITFYRDIFKQSLSAHILKTIFLNGQITSEVLSKALYVSTSTLKRKIQDLNDTLLLDFNIKISCSPHSFVGKEIDIRRFFINFLNEQDLYETWNFIKLPKNTLKLFIKKASSLFNLDVDLSRDWFLTILFAINYTRVKQGFFINNDIKQFYCIPQNEIDELIHHLKPIANQSELFLSVNESLDILSPYLVNPYYSTYSELADQRLIIDEVEYNYSNIVRLVNKFSDKFSLKIHDYEHIILELYNSLIFSNVKNYSECILYNKYHSTLTLFKTEFPQIYQYLELEFEKLVIDTFKRNDSGLVLHMIYSFIINWRYLFKDFYSKRENVKVTVISDTEYNHDQWLVEILEKNLIDQAKIYKYPFNSFDINNLESLSSDIIVTNFPIDAIDGKQIVLINNVPTIEDISNINKLVEYLSYKSISVDF, encoded by the coding sequence ATGAAACGTTCTTTGCCTTCTTTATTACTTCGTGAATTAAAGGCTGTTGAATTTTTGAACTGTTTAAATGATTCACAGTCAGTAAGTATTCAAGAAATTTCAGAAGTGCTAAATTGCTCTTTGATTACTTCAAATAACACACTTAAAAGCATTGAAGAAAAATATCCTTATATAAAATTAATTTACTCACAGAATACCATTAATATAAAATTCGATTTAGACGCTAATATGATTACATTTTACAGAGATATTTTTAAGCAAAGTTTGAGTGCTCATATTCTTAAAACGATTTTTTTAAATGGTCAAATTACTTCAGAAGTTCTTTCAAAAGCTCTTTATGTAAGTACTTCAACATTGAAAAGGAAAATTCAAGACTTAAACGACACTCTTCTGTTAGATTTCAATATAAAAATTTCTTGTAGCCCTCATTCTTTTGTAGGAAAAGAAATAGATATTAGACGTTTTTTTATTAATTTTCTTAATGAACAAGATCTTTATGAGACCTGGAATTTTATAAAACTTCCTAAAAATACTTTAAAGTTATTTATTAAAAAAGCATCTTCACTTTTTAATTTAGATGTTGACTTATCTAGAGATTGGTTTTTAACTATACTCTTTGCAATAAATTACACACGAGTTAAACAAGGGTTTTTTATTAATAATGATATTAAGCAATTTTATTGTATTCCACAAAATGAAATTGACGAATTAATACATCATCTAAAACCTATTGCAAATCAATCTGAATTATTTTTGAGTGTAAATGAATCATTAGATATACTTAGTCCTTATTTAGTAAATCCATACTATTCTACATACTCAGAACTTGCAGACCAACGTCTTATAATAGACGAGGTAGAATATAATTATTCAAATATAGTTCGTTTAGTTAATAAGTTCTCTGATAAATTTAGCTTAAAAATTCATGATTATGAACATATTATTCTCGAGTTATATAATTCTTTAATATTTAGTAATGTCAAAAATTATAGCGAATGTATTTTGTACAACAAATATCATAGTACCCTAACACTTTTCAAAACAGAGTTTCCTCAAATATATCAATATTTAGAATTAGAGTTTGAAAAGCTTGTCATAGATACTTTTAAAAGAAATGATTCTGGACTAGTTCTCCATATGATATATTCATTCATTATTAATTGGAGATATCTTTTTAAGGATTTTTATTCCAAAAGAGAAAATGTAAAAGTAACTGTCATTTCCGACACTGAGTATAATCACGACCAATGGCTTGTTGAAATTTTAGAGAAAAATCTAATAGATCAAGCAAAAATATATAAATATCCATTTAATTCGTTTGATATCAATAATCTGGAAAGTCTATCTTCAGATATAATTGTTACAAATTTCCCCATAGATGCTATTGACGGAAAACAAATTGTACTAATTAATAATGTACCTACTATAGAAGATATCTCTAATATAAACAAATTGGTTGAATATTTAAGTTATAAATCAATAAGTGTTGATTTTTAA
- the rpoC gene encoding DNA-directed RNA polymerase subunit beta', with the protein MIDVNRFQYMKIGLASPEKIRSWSSGEVKKPETINYRTLKPEKDGLFCEKIFGPTKDWECACGKYKRIRHKGHVCENCGVEVTRAKVRRERMGHIELAAPVSHIWYFKGIPSRMGLLLDMSPRSLEEVIYFASYVVIEPGPTGLEKRDLLSEREYRDYYMEYGDRFNAKMGAEAIKELLENIDLDKELDQLKEELETATGQRLTRAIRRLEVVEAFRNSGNKPEWMVLDALPVIPPDIRPMVQLDGGRFATSDLNDLYRRVINRNNRLKRLLDLGAPGIIVQNEKRMLQEAVDALIDNGRRGRPVTGPGNRPLKSLSHMLKGKQGRFRQNLLGKRVDYSGRSVIVVGPNLKMYQCGLPREMALELFKPFVMRELVKRELATNIKNAKNKIERLDESIWDVLEDVIREHPVLLNRAPTLHRLGIQAFEAVLVEGRAIKLHPLVTTAYNADFDGDQMAVHVPLSKEAQAEARMLMLAASNILNPKDGKPVVTPSQDMVLGNYYLTLEKPGAKREGRIFKDFEEVVMAYRSGYASLHTRIGVHTGAMSEEKIAEENRGKILMTTVGKVIFNEIMPPSFPYLNEPTRENLERKTPDRFFIKAEDLGEAGLVGKFKEQEPVKSFDKKFLGQIIAEVFNKFHITETSVMLDRMKDLGFKYSTRAGITVGVSDIVVLPNKQKLIEATEEKVETVQRQYDRGLITEEERYNTVIKLWTDIKDEIQDKLMDSLDKFNPIFMMADSGARGNASNFTQLAGMRGLMANPSGQIIELPIKSSFREGLTVLEYFISTHGARKGLADTALKTADSGYLTRRLVDVAQDVIVREQDCGTDKGLKVSEIREGGEVIEPLFDRLEGRYAKETVRHPNTNEVIVGSNELITTDIAKEIVNAGIESVVIRSAFTCNTRYGVCEKCYGKNLATGEKVEVGEAIGTIAAQSIGEPGTQLTMRTFHTGGVAGSDITMGLPRIQELFEARNPKGEAVISEIEGTIASIEMIKDRQQEIKVKGDEETRTYTAPANARVIVEEGDKVSPGEMLTDGSIEPKNLLKVAGLNKTQEYLLKEVQKVYRSQGVEIDDKHVEVMVRQMLRKVRIIDAGETSLIPGALVDIHTFQEANKVVFKERKRPATAKPVLLGITKASLETESFLSAASFQETTRVLTDAAIKGKRDDLLGLKENVIIGKLIPAGTGMNRYRDIDIDVEGQDERLQLEAEEREAELVEEN; encoded by the coding sequence ATGATAGATGTAAATAGATTTCAATATATGAAAATTGGGCTGGCGTCACCTGAAAAAATTCGCTCATGGTCGAGCGGTGAGGTTAAAAAGCCAGAAACAATTAACTATAGAACTTTAAAACCAGAAAAAGATGGACTGTTCTGTGAGAAGATTTTCGGTCCAACAAAAGACTGGGAATGTGCGTGTGGTAAATATAAACGTATTCGCCATAAAGGACATGTTTGTGAAAACTGTGGTGTAGAAGTCACACGTGCGAAAGTACGCCGTGAGAGAATGGGGCACATTGAACTTGCTGCCCCTGTCTCACACATTTGGTACTTTAAAGGAATCCCTTCACGTATGGGATTACTTTTAGATATGTCACCACGTTCATTAGAAGAAGTAATTTACTTTGCGTCATACGTCGTCATCGAACCGGGTCCAACAGGGCTTGAAAAGCGTGACTTATTAAGTGAACGTGAATATCGTGATTACTACATGGAATACGGTGACAGATTTAACGCTAAAATGGGTGCAGAAGCAATTAAAGAATTGCTTGAAAACATCGATTTAGATAAAGAACTCGATCAATTAAAAGAAGAGTTAGAAACAGCGACAGGACAACGTTTAACACGTGCAATTCGTCGTTTAGAAGTCGTTGAAGCATTTAGAAACTCAGGAAACAAGCCTGAGTGGATGGTACTAGACGCTCTACCAGTCATTCCACCAGACATTCGTCCAATGGTGCAGTTAGACGGTGGACGTTTTGCAACGAGTGACTTAAACGATTTATATCGCCGTGTAATTAACCGTAACAACCGCTTAAAACGTTTATTAGATCTCGGTGCACCTGGGATCATCGTCCAAAACGAAAAACGTATGTTACAAGAAGCAGTCGATGCTTTAATAGATAACGGTCGTCGTGGACGTCCAGTTACTGGACCAGGAAACCGTCCGTTAAAATCACTTTCACACATGTTAAAAGGTAAGCAAGGACGTTTCCGTCAAAACTTACTCGGTAAACGTGTAGACTACTCAGGCCGTTCAGTAATCGTCGTTGGTCCAAACTTAAAAATGTACCAATGTGGATTACCACGTGAAATGGCATTAGAGCTATTTAAACCATTCGTTATGAGAGAACTCGTGAAAAGAGAACTCGCTACGAACATTAAAAACGCGAAAAATAAAATCGAACGTTTAGATGAGTCAATTTGGGACGTTTTAGAAGACGTTATCCGTGAACACCCAGTGTTACTTAACCGTGCACCAACACTTCACAGACTTGGTATCCAAGCGTTTGAAGCTGTACTCGTTGAGGGACGTGCAATTAAATTACACCCACTTGTAACGACAGCATATAACGCGGACTTTGACGGTGACCAAATGGCGGTACACGTACCACTTTCAAAAGAAGCACAAGCAGAAGCTCGTATGTTAATGCTTGCAGCATCAAACATTCTAAACCCGAAAGATGGTAAACCAGTTGTAACACCGTCACAAGACATGGTACTTGGTAACTACTACTTAACGTTAGAAAAGCCAGGTGCAAAACGTGAAGGTCGTATCTTTAAGGACTTTGAAGAAGTTGTTATGGCATATCGCTCTGGATATGCATCACTGCATACGAGAATTGGTGTGCATACAGGTGCAATGTCTGAAGAAAAAATCGCTGAAGAAAACCGCGGTAAGATCTTAATGACGACAGTTGGTAAAGTAATCTTTAACGAGATTATGCCTCCGTCATTCCCTTACTTAAACGAACCAACGCGTGAAAACTTAGAGCGTAAAACGCCAGACCGTTTCTTCATCAAAGCAGAAGACCTTGGTGAAGCGGGATTAGTTGGTAAGTTTAAAGAGCAAGAACCTGTAAAATCATTCGATAAGAAATTCTTAGGTCAAATCATCGCTGAAGTATTCAATAAGTTCCACATTACTGAAACGTCAGTCATGTTAGACCGAATGAAAGATTTAGGTTTCAAATACTCAACGCGTGCAGGTATTACAGTTGGGGTATCAGATATCGTTGTCTTACCGAACAAGCAGAAACTTATTGAAGCGACAGAAGAAAAAGTTGAAACAGTTCAAAGACAATATGACCGTGGTTTAATTACAGAAGAAGAGCGTTACAACACAGTTATTAAGCTATGGACAGATATTAAAGACGAAATCCAAGATAAACTGATGGATTCGTTAGATAAATTTAACCCGATCTTCATGATGGCAGACTCTGGTGCCCGTGGTAACGCGTCTAACTTTACTCAGCTTGCAGGTATGCGTGGACTTATGGCGAACCCGTCAGGTCAAATCATTGAGTTACCGATCAAGTCAAGCTTCCGTGAAGGGTTAACAGTACTCGAGTACTTCATCTCAACACACGGTGCGCGTAAAGGATTAGCCGATACAGCACTTAAGACTGCAGACTCAGGTTACTTAACGAGAAGACTTGTAGACGTGGCTCAAGACGTAATCGTCCGCGAGCAAGATTGTGGAACAGACAAAGGGCTTAAAGTATCAGAAATTCGTGAAGGCGGAGAAGTAATCGAGCCGTTATTTGACCGTCTAGAAGGACGTTACGCAAAAGAAACGGTTAGACACCCAAATACGAACGAAGTCATCGTTGGTTCAAATGAACTGATCACAACAGATATCGCAAAAGAAATCGTTAATGCAGGTATTGAATCAGTAGTCATTCGTTCAGCATTCACATGTAACACACGTTACGGTGTATGTGAGAAATGTTACGGTAAAAACCTTGCGACTGGTGAAAAAGTTGAAGTCGGTGAAGCGATTGGTACAATCGCGGCGCAATCAATCGGTGAGCCGGGTACACAGTTAACGATGCGTACATTCCACACAGGTGGGGTTGCAGGATCAGACATTACGATGGGTCTTCCACGTATCCAAGAATTATTCGAAGCGCGCAACCCGAAAGGGGAAGCAGTCATTTCAGAAATTGAAGGAACAATCGCTTCAATCGAAATGATTAAAGACCGTCAACAAGAAATTAAAGTTAAAGGTGACGAAGAAACACGTACGTACACAGCACCAGCCAATGCGAGAGTAATCGTAGAAGAAGGAGACAAAGTATCTCCAGGTGAAATGCTAACAGACGGTTCAATCGAGCCTAAGAACTTATTAAAAGTTGCAGGTTTAAACAAGACGCAAGAATATCTATTAAAAGAAGTACAAAAAGTATATCGTTCACAAGGGGTAGAAATCGACGACAAACACGTCGAAGTAATGGTGCGTCAAATGTTACGTAAAGTACGTATCATCGACGCAGGAGAAACATCACTTATCCCAGGTGCGTTAGTAGATATCCACACGTTCCAAGAAGCAAACAAAGTCGTATTCAAAGAAAGAAAACGACCAGCGACAGCAAAACCTGTATTACTAGGAATTACAAAAGCATCACTTGAAACAGAAAGTTTCTTATCCGCAGCGTCATTCCAAGAAACAACACGTGTCTTAACAGATGCGGCAATCAAAGGAAAACGCGACGACTTACTCGGACTGAAAGAAAACGTCATAATCGGTAAATTGATCCCAGCAGGAACAGGAATGAACCGATACCGCGACATCGACATCGATGTCGAAGGACAAGACGAAAGATTGCAGTTAGAAGCTGAAGAGAGAGAAGCGGAACTAGTTGAAGAAAATTAA